The window ttcccgacccagggatcaaatccaggtctcttgcattgcaggcagattctttaccatctgagccaccagggaagtaacaTAAGCAGACACAAAAGATCACACATACATACTACGATTCCAATTATAAGAAATACCCATgcaatcaaaaaaaagaaaagaaaagaaaagaaatacccatgcaatcagagcaggaaaagaaataaaaggaatccagattggaaaagaagtaaaactctcactgttttcagatgacatgatcctctatatagaaaaccctaaagactccaccagaaaattactagagctaatcaatgaatatactaaagttgcaggatataaaattaacatatggatatcccttgcattcctatatactaacaatgagaaaacagaaagagaaattaaagaaacaattccattcaccattgcaatgaaaagaataaaatacttaggaataaatctacctaaagaaacaaaagacctatatatacaaagctataaaacactgatgaaagaaatcaaagatgacacaaatagatggagaaatataccatgttcatggatcagaagaatcaatatagtgaaaatgagtatactacccaaatcaatctatagattcaatgcaatccctatcaagataccaacagtatttttcagagaactagaacaaataatttcacaatatgtatggaaatacaaaaaaacctgaatagccaaagcaatcttgagaaagaagaatggaactggagaaatcaacctgcctgacttcaggttatactacaaagcaacagtcatcaagacagtatggtattggcacaaaaacagaaatatagatcaatggaacagaatagaaagcccagagataaatccacgaacctatggacaccttatctttcacaaaggaggcaagaatatacaatggagaaaagacaatctctttaatagtggtgctgggaaaactggtcaaccacttgtaaaagaatgaaactggaacactttctaacaccatacacaaaaataaactcaaagtggattaaagatctaaatgtaagaccagaaactataaaactcctagaggaaaacataggcaaaacactctccaacaaaaatcacagcaggatcctctatgacccacctcccagagtaatggaaataaacgcaaaaataaacaaacaggacctaataaacttaaaaccttttgcacaacgaaggaaactgtaagcaaagtgaaaagacagccttcagaaagggagaaaataatggcaaatgaagcaactgacaaagaattaatctcaaaaatatccaaacaactcctgcagctcaattccagaaaaataagtgactcaatcaaaaaatgggccaaagaactaaacagacatttctccaaagaagacatacagatggctaacaaacacatgaaaagatgctcaacatcactcattatcagagaaatgcaaatcaaacccacaatgaggtaccatctcacactggtcagaatggctgctatcaaaaagtctacaaacaataaatgctggagagggtgtggcgaAAAAGGaaccatcttacactgttggtggaaggcaaactagtacagccactatggagaacagtgtggagattccttaaaaaactggaaatagaactgccatatgacccagcaatcccacttctcggcatacacaccgaggaaaccagaattgaaagagacacttgtacccccaatgttcatcgcagcactgtttacaatagccaggacatggaagcaacctagatatccatcagcagatgagtggataagaaagctgtggtatatatacacaatggaatattactcagccattaaaaataatgcatttgaatcagttctaatgaggtggatgaaactggagcctattatacagagcaaagtaagtcagaaagaaaaacaccaatacagtatattaatgcatatatatggaatttagaaagatggtaacaatgaccctatataagagacagcaaaagagacacagatgtaaagaacagacttttggactctgggagaaggcgagggtgggatgatttgagagaatagcattgaaacatgtatattaccatatgtgaaacagatcaccagtccaggttcgatgcatgagacagggtgctcagggctggtgcactgggatgactctgagggatgggatggggagggcggtgggaggggggttcaggatggggaacacatgtacacccatggctgattcatgtcaatgtatggcaaaaaccactacaatattgtaaagtaattagcctccaattaaaacataaaaaataataattaaaaaattaaaaaaacaaaaaagaacaggccagttcatagagacagaaagttcaGTGGAAGTTATCAGGGCTTCAGGAAGGCAGAACGGGGCGTTATTACCAAGTTAGTGTCTCTACAGGGTAAAACGCATGGACATCTGGAGACGTGTTTGAACAAGGTGCTCATACGGAGTATCACCTGACAAATCTCTGTGATGGGTGGTTTCGGTGAACTTCTCTTTGGAGCAGTGACGTGGGTCAGAAATCAGAACAGAGCAAAAGCAGCACTCTCAGCCCTGAAGCCCTGATGAGGGAAAGAGCCTGCATTTCACCCAGAAAGTGTGAGCAGGAAAGATGGGCGTGGCTGGAATGAGCCGGCAGGGCCCTGACTGCAGACTGTAGGGCCGGGGCCAGGACGCACCAGCCTTGGGGGGCAATTCTTTACTTTCAGTTATAATTATAGATGTATATAATTAAACATatgaagtatatatatgtgtgtgtgtgtagttgaaggatcctggtggctcagtgctaaacaatctgcctgcaatgaaggagaccagggatcaatccctagatcaggaagctctcctggagaagggcacggcaacccaccccagtgttctttttttctttgcggTTGAGTTCCTTTTCCTGACAACCCCTGCAACCACCCTtcctgactccagtattcttgcctggagaatcccatggacagagaagcctggcatctacagtccatgggattaaaaagtttcggacacgactgagtgactaacactttcactctctctttttgcatagttcatttacaatgttgttagtttcaggtgtatgcaCAGCagttcagttatgcatatatatgcatattcttctatacacatatatctattcttttccagcCTCTTTTCCCTTTAGGTTATTGTTAACACAAGACATTGAGTCGAGTCCCCAGTGCTGTCCAGTAGCTCCTTCTTGTTCAcctattttttattgtaattcctccctttttttctggctgcactgtgtggcatgcgggatctcagctccccgatCCAACCTGTGCCacttgcagtggaagcgtggtgtcctaaccactggaccgccagggaggtccctgtttGCCTGTCTTATAGATGGCAGTaagtatatgttaatcccaaactcccagctcATCTCCCCCCACCACTtgctatcccctttggtaaccatacgtttgttttctatgtgagtatttctgttctgtaaataagttcatttggacCAGGTGATTATTTGCTGGAGTTGGAGAAGAGAGGCAAGAAGAGAACTTTCCTGTGCATTAGAGGTTTAGcagcatcccttggacagcaaggagatcagaccagtcagtcctgaaggaaataaaccctgaatattcattggaaggactgatgctaaagctgaagctccaatactttggccacctgatgtgaagagctgactcattggaaaagaccctgatgctgggaaagattgagggcaggaggagaaggggacaaagaggatgagatggttgaatcaGCTTCACCAACTTGaatggatggtatcaccgactcaatggacatgagtttgagcaaactctgggagatagtggagaacagggagtcctggtgttctgcagtccatggggtcgcaaagagtcagacatgactgagcaactgaacaccaccaccacaccactgCTTCTCACTGTTCAAGCATTCCCTCATTTGACCCTCAGTGGAGTATGAGAAGCAGGTGTTCTTTAGTCCCGTTCTAGTGAGAACCAGGAATCTGCTGAGAGTTGTGTGATGCATCTGTCTGCCAAAAATATACACGCAACCTAAacgttgagagttatgttttattcgtCAGATATTCTTAGGActcaagcccaggaggcagcatctcaagtaaccccaAGAGAACTGCTTGAAGGAAAAAAGGGGAgaagccaggttatatagaagcttCACAACAAAAGGTGGATAATCTGAACCTCAAATGCTACTGCCAATTAAAGAAAACCAgctatcccaagttaaggaatttagcgcttGTCTACGTATGGGAAGATGGAAAAGTCTGGGCTCGCTGAAATCATTGCTTTGATGCACgcctcagctgtctggggccaggaTCCTGTTGTTTTCATGTCCTGAGGTCCCTCCGGGTTCACCCTCAGTGGTGGCTACAGTCTGACGACTGCTAGATGGCCGtgctctttccttcctgagtgccctcggggctcaccagctcaccatccGCGGTGGCCGTCATTGCTTGTGACTGTGATATCCTTTGTTCACTGATacggcaggaaatattccatctCTCATATCCCAGAATTTCTTGAGGACTGACAAGGCTTCTGTATTCTTGAGTCTGCGGGGAGCTCCAAAATgaggcctggggcttcccaggtggcgcagtggtaaaagaatccacctgcaaggcaacagacttgggttcgatccctgggtcgggaagatctcctggagaaggaaatggagaagggaatagctgcccactccagtattcctgcctggagaatcccgtggacagggagcctggtgggctatagtccatggggtcacagagagtcagacatgactgggcaggtgcgtgcgtgcacacacacacacactcacttacACACAAGATGACGGCTGCTGTGGGCGTGTGAGCAGCTCACCCCGTGGAACCCCACGCTCCTTAAGGGGCATTTGCGCCATGGAGTGCACACAGCCAGCTCCCGCTCCGCGCTCCAGATGAGGGGAAGGTGGGTCCACGTGGGGCTATACTGAGGACTCTTCAGGGCTGCAAGACGGCAGTGAAAGCTCACTCTGCGTGAAGGAGTCCTGGTGCGGCTCAGCGGAGGACTCAGAAGACCCCCATGGGCATTCCTCGGGGTGGGCCTGGGAAGACACAAAGTGAGGGGTGAGCGcctgggggaggggccgggggagcgggggcggggggggagacTCACGTGCATGTCCGTCTGTCTGTCCTCCTCCAACAGGAGGTGCACCGAGACGTCATCTgcaaggaaagaggagaggacaGGCTTCCAGGAAAGGCCTTCTGGTCACCCAGTCCTGCCGTCAGTATTTCGGAGCCATGACGGGGTGGAGTGAGTGGACCAAGGAGGTGATTGAATAGTTAGTCCCCCAGGGAACGGTAGGTAGAGACAGTATGGGAGACCCTTGTAAGTGGATGACTccagaaagcaggtttgcttagcAACAGAAGCAGGAGACCTGCCCCCAACAAGGAAACAGCGGTGGCCTGagccccacatcctgcccagggaGCCCTGAGATTTAATGACCCATGGGACATGCTCtctacacacattaaaaaaaaaagaaaaacaatcattTGTGGACCTTgcttgaccatgtagggacacctgggggaggggccgggggaacctgctcaacctggaggaggagctgatgatggaactgtgatgtctactcaagaaattcaaagaaggtcttctccccctccccacttttcctgtgattataaaactgtagcccagtaaATTCTCAGATCTGCCCGCTTGTAAGCCTCGCAAGCATCCTTCTCTAGTAAATCACTTCTCATCTACCACTTGGCTCTCACTGACTTCTTCTCTGCACCGAGACAGGAAGGGCTGTGGTACAGAGCTCTTCAGAGCCCCCAGGAATGACACCAGTCGCTTTCAGACGGACGACTGGAAGCAGGGAAGGGCAGTGACATCACATGTGGTAAGGCCTGCCCCCAGCGTCTCAGCTTCTTCCAGGATGCCGTCTATCTGCCCCTGAAGGCATCCTTCCCCCAGCCCGGCTCCCCCGCCTTCTCACTCCTCTTACGCGGATTTTCTTCTGAGAAGTCCATGCCAGGGTTGGAGCTGAGGGAAAGGAGATAGATGCATTAAGGCAGGTCTGAGGAATGAGGCAGAAACAGTGTTTTCTACTGGGAAGAGTCCGGATTTTCCTACCTGTTAAAATCCAGTTGGCTCTTGGTCTCATTATCAGCGGAACCTACAGAGAGGCAATGCTGAGAGCCCTTCCTGGTAGGGGACCCCCCCAAGCCCCTCCCCACGCTCCCCCCACCCAGGTGACCCCTTCCCCTTCCAGGAACCCTTCCCCTTCCAGAACGTACCGTGTTGGCCTCCACAGCAGCACAGGCAGAGGATAAAGAGGAGGacgaagaggagagggaggagcccGATGGCGGAACTCCCAGACACGACGGGAAGGGCTGTTTCTTCAAGAGGGTTTTGGTAGACTTCAGGTAGGTCTAGGAGTTGGGGAACAGTACAGATCTGTGGCTGGTCTCCGGCTGGACCAAGTCATCCTTTCAGTACATATGTATTGTATTTACTGTATATGTACTGGTCACCTTCCATAAACGAGCAAGTTGGTGGATGTTTTGGAAACTGGTGAACCTATGCAATAACAGAATCTAGACACATCAGCCAACGCACAGAAGTTGTTACTCTTCTGCGTATTGAGATAAATTATACAACAAAACTATCTACTgtattttccagtggtcacgtatggatgagagtgttggaccgtaaagaaggctgagcatcaaagaattgatgtttttgaactgtggtgttgtagaaaactcttgagagtcccttggaccgtaaggagatccaaccagtccttcctaaaggagatcagtcctgggtgttcattggaaggactgatgctgaagctgaaactccaataatttggccacctattgtgaagagctggctcactggaaaagaccctgatactgggaaaaattgaaggcaggaggagaaggagacgacaaaggatgagacggttggatcggcttcaccaactcgatggacatgagtttcagcaaactccgggagatagtgaaggacaaggaggcctgcgtgctgcagtccatgaggtcacaaagtgagacgcgactgagcgactaaacaacaaccctgggcttccccggtggctcagtggttgagaatccacctgccaatcgggagacatggattccatccgcagtccgggaagatcccacatgcctcgcaaTGGCTAAACCCACACgccacaacaactgagcctgcgagctgcaactatgaagagcccgtgctccacgacaagagagagcctgcacacagcaacagagacccaacGCTGCCAAAATTaatcagttaattttttaaagataaaattttgcACATCTGTGACACCACGAGTGGATCCAGAGGGCGTgtggctaagtgaaataagtcagagaaagaaaatgccatCGGCtcccacatgtggaatctaaagaacaaaacagaacaagGGCAGACCTACAGAACCAGAGAATAACCAGGAGGCTGCCAAAATGACCAAAGGAATTAAGAAGTACTAATCGTAAGttatagaataaaaaaatacagacatGAAATACACAGTGCAGGGAAGGTGCTCAATAATAACATAATAACTTTACACGAGAACAGATGGTTCCCAGACGTATCCTGGTCATCATTTCATAAGGTCATTAtacagtgtgaaagtgaaagtcgctcggtcgtgtccaactctttccaaccccatggacagtggtccatggaattctttaggccagagtactagagtgggtagctggccccttctccaagggatcttcccatcttcccaacccagggatcgaacccaggtctcctgcattgcaggccaattctttaccacctgagccaccagggacacctgAAATTGCTATAATATTGTActtcaactatatttcaattaactTACTAAAAACCTATGCCAAACAGTACAATGTTGAGGTCACAACCAGGGCTCAATATATCTGGAATATGAAAAAACTAACTTACCTCTTGATAGATTCAtaagattaaaacaaaatcatatgTACAAATGTTGAGAATAGTACTTGGTAGATGAGAAAACCTCAACACATGTTACCTAGCAACTATTAACATTAAACAATAATGCCTACTTTGAGCAAAAGCTTGTTGTCTGAGCTTGACAGAATCGTATCTTACCTGATGCAacactctgttttgttttgttttgttttggctgtgctgcaccgcttataggatctcagttcctcaatCAGAGATTGAAGCCTGGCCATGGCAATGgcacctaaccactggacctccagagaactCCTATAATTTCACTTTAGAAAGAAGGAACCTGGGGCTCAAATGAGGAAACTGCTTGCAAAAGGTCACAGAACCAGCAAATCTTGATGTCTTCATTTTACTTCAAGTCTGTCTCCTAGTCAAGAGTGCCTTCCTTCTGAACAGAACTTCCATAGCTGAGTGAGCTGGAGGCAATcactgttgttctttagtcactaaatcatgtccgactctttgtgaccccatggactgtagcccaccaggctcctctgtctatgggattctcaggcaagaacactgaagtgggctgccttttcctcctccaggggatcttcccgacccagggatcgaacccacatctcctgctttgcaggcagattgtttaccactgagccacctggaggcaggtgaggtgacCGCAAATGGAGAGGACACACAGCACCCCCAACAAGTGACACTCCCGAACCCACAGGGGGACCTGGGCCCGTACGGATGTCCTCGGTTCTCTGCGTCTGCGTTGTGAATGTCGACCTCAGCTGTGTTCTCTTTCTGCATTAAACGAAAACCTAAGCATTTCCTCCTTGACTCACCTGTGCTGATGGGGAATAGCTGGAGATTGGGAAGCTTTCTAGAGAGGGGAAGAGGTTTTCTACCAAAGATTGGCAAAATGCTgaagaattaaaatacaaaaaataaattaaggtcttccctggtggctcagtagtgatgtatggatgtaagagttggaccataaagaaagctgagcaccaaagaattggttcttttgaactgtggtgttggagaagactcttgagagtcccttggccagcaaggaggtcaaaccagtccatcctaaaggaaattggtcctgaatattcattggaaggactgatgctgaggctgaaactccaatactttggccacctgatgcgaagagccaactcattagaaaagaccctgatgctgggaaagattgaacgcaggagaaagggaagacagaggatgagatggttggatggcatcactgactcaatagacgtgagtttgaataagttccaggagacagtgaaggacagggaggcctggcgtgccgcagtccatggggtcgcaaagagttggacaccaccgagcgactgaacaacaactggtgctccgtggtaaagaatctgcccgccaattcAGTAGACATCgtcggttccatccctgatccggaaagatcccacttgccaagGAGCACCTAAGCCCGTGCGCCGCAAATAGAGCCCGccttctagagcccaggagccgcatcCACTGAAGCCAGGCAGCCAAGGCCTGTGCTCGGGCAACAAGGGAAGCCGCCGCGGTGGGACGCCGAGCATCCCAGCGAGAGAGGAGCCCCTgttcaccgcagctagagaaggGCCACGCCCAGCCacgaagacccggtgcagccaaaaagtaaatagtaaataaaCCATTTAAATTAATGAAGCGAAGCCTGTGGAGGAAGGGATGGTGCAGGTGAAAGGCTGAGGTTCGGTCAAGGCTGCACAGGTTCACCCCCACGTCCCCGCGGCCCAACTCGGAGTTCTCTGGGAGAAAAAGGGAGGTACCACTCACCAGTCTGCGCCCAAATCCCTGGGTCCCGGCAGAACACTGCAAGGGAGAAACACGTGGTCAGAGAAGTCGGCCAGTAACACAGTGGGCTCCCAGACGCCTGGAGCTCAGCGAACTGGAGAGACGCGGCCTGCGGGTGACGACACTGCTGTCCCCTGTCCCGGGGCCTCACAGAGGGGAGTCCCAGCAGAGGAGCCCGCTTACGAACCGCTCCTCGGCgccttcttccctccccagcctcccacaCGACAGCCCGCCGCCCGCTCACCGAGCCCGAGCAGAAGAGGGACGCTCGGGGCCATGGCGATGCCCGGCCCGCACCGCCCGCGCGCGCAGCCCGCCCAGCACGGCTGCCCCGCCGACCCAGCCGCCCGGGCCCGAGACCTCCCGCCGCGGAGTGCCAGCATCGCTTTCCCGGCAGAAGGGGAAGCGTTGCTTGTGCAACACGGAGACGCtgcccctccaccctccccacgGCGCCCGGGCCGGGCGTGGTTACCTGCGGGTTTCCTGCCGTGATCTTCCGGCCGCGAAGATGTGGGAGACCGGCTCTCCACAAAGACCTGCTTATCTGCCGcagggcttccccgatggttcagcgcggaaagaatccgcctgcaacgcaggagacacaggaggcgcgggttcgatccctgggtggggaagatcccctggaggagggcacagcgacctctttcagtattcctgcctggagaatcccatggacagaggagcctggcgggctgcagcccacggggtcagagagtcggacaccactgactacacacacacatctaaaaTAGAAGAACTGAGGGAAATTTTCCTCCTCCCCCAGAAAAAGGAGATCACACGCAACTAGAAAAGACTGACTCTGATATAGGAAACTCTGAGGGATGGTGTTGCCGACGTTAATGAGGCCTGAGAGTTCGATGGACAGCAGTGTGGGTCGGTCCGGGAAGAGGCCTGGAAGACCAGTTCTTCTGTACCATACAGACTCTGCAGTAAGGGTGGGTGTGAAAAGATGCAGCCAAgtcacagaggaagaaataaaggcaaaaaagttttagagaaaaacatctgaaactaatataatgtgaTATGTcacttatacctcaataaaaaatgaataccCAAAACACCCCAAAACAAGTCCTAAACTTTAAGTATATCATATTCAaactgaaagaaactgaaagaaaatcaaagaaacagaTAGTGAGGTTGAGACTTCATAAttgaaaaaaagggggggaaaggAAGCATTGATATTCATTCCATTCCTACAGTTTTGATCATCAATTCTCTCCCACAAAGACATAAGTGACATTGAGTAGGACTATTCTGGAGTTTCACATGGGACTTGGCACCTGGGAGTCACTTGATACATTAATTAGTCACTTGATACACTAATTGCCTATAGATAAATAAAGATGtccccaacttaaaaaaaaaaaagaatccttatgTAAGTGGACCCATGCCATTCAAACCCATGTTATTCAAGGGACAATCAATATATAattgcatataaatatatgtaattgtATATAGGTTCAtacctgctcagtcgtgtccgactctttacaaccccatggactgtagccctccaggctcctctgtccatgggattctccagacaaggatactggagcgggttgccatgacccagaggatcttcccgacccaggaatcaaacccatgtttcctgcattagcaagtgggttctttactgctgagccactgggaaagtccaTACAAATATATCTaattgtatataaaattatatataattacatataaatatataattatatactttattaattgcacataaatatataaaggtgtatgtatgtgtgcatgcattatCACATGTATATTACTGTGTCTATaagcacatatatattatatatatttatacatatgtaactATGTATATTTGGAAGTATACACATTACATATTCCAGCCCCTGAAGGACCTTTGTTTTTAGACTGgcgtgtagttgctttacagtgatGTGGCAGCGATGTGGGCAGCGAAGTGACCCGGCCACCCGTATGCCTGTATCCCTTGAGCTCCTTCCCATTCCGGTCACCGCTGagcgttgagtagagttccctgtgctgtatggtCGGTTCTTGTTagattagttatctattttatacttcaTAGCGTGTATATGTCAAGCCCAATCCCCCAATCTAtcctccccctcaaaaaaaaaaaaaaaaaaagaaaaccgtCTTTAGAAGTCCGGTATGAGGCTGGGCAAGCTCCCCCGTGAGCCAGTTCTCTCTCTGTCCCCC of the Cervus canadensis isolate Bull #8, Minnesota chromosome 18, ASM1932006v1, whole genome shotgun sequence genome contains:
- the LOC122421649 gene encoding uncharacterized protein LOC122421649 isoform X2, giving the protein MLALRGGRSRARAAGSAGQPCWAGCARGRCGPGIAMAPSVPLLLGLVFCRDPGIWAQTDLPEVYQNPLEETALPVVSGSSAIGLLPLLFVLLFILCLCCCGGQHGSADNETKSQLDFNSSNPGMDFSEENPRKRSEKMTSRCTSCWRRTDRRTCTPTPRNAHGGLLSPPLSRTRTPSRRVSFHCRLAALKSPQYSPTWTHLPLIWSAERELAVCTPWRKCPLRSVGFHGVSCSHAHSSRHLVCKWILLPLRHLGSPRPHFGAPRRLKNTEALSVLKKFWDMRDGIFPAVSVNKGYHSHKQ
- the LOC122421649 gene encoding uncharacterized protein LOC122421649 isoform X4, which translates into the protein MLALRGGRSRARAAGSAGQPCWAGCARGRCGPGIAMAPSVPLLLGLVFCRDPGIWAQTDLPEVYQNPLEETALPVVSGSSAIGLLPLLFVLLFILCLCCCGGQHGSADNETKSQLDFNSSNPGMDFSEENPHDVSVHLLLEEDRQTDMHAHPEECPWGSSESSAEPHQDSFTQSELSLPSCSPEESSV
- the LOC122421649 gene encoding uncharacterized protein LOC122421649 isoform X3 yields the protein MLALRGGRSRARAAGSAGQPCWAGCARGRCGPGIAMAPSVPLLLGLVFCRDPGIWAQTDLPEVYQNPLEETALPVVSGSSAIGLLPLLFVLLFILCLCCCGGQHGSADNETKSQLDFNSSNPGMDFSEENPRKRSEKMTSRCTSCWRRTDRRTCTPTPRNAHGGLLSPPLSRTRTPSRRVSFHCRLAALKSPQYSPTWTHLPLIWSAERELAVCTPWRKCPLRSVGFHGVSCSHAHSSRHLVCGFFYHCATWEAPGLILELPADSRIQKPCQSSRNSGI
- the LOC122421649 gene encoding uncharacterized protein LOC122421649 isoform X1; amino-acid sequence: MLALRGGRSRARAAGSAGQPCWAGCARGRCGPGIAMAPSVPLLLGLVFCRDPGIWAQTDLPEVYQNPLEETALPVVSGSSAIGLLPLLFVLLFILCLCCCGGQHGSADNETKSQLDFNSSNPGMDFSEENPRKRSEKMTSRCTSCWRRTDRRTCTPTPRNAHGGLLSPPLSRTRTPSRRVSFHCRLAALKSPQYSPTWTHLPLIWSAERELAVCTPWRKCPLRSVGFHGVDSFTTAPPGKPQASFWSSPQTQEYRSLVSPQEILGYERWNISCRISEQRISQSQAMTATADGELVSPEGTQEGKSTAI